From one Vanacampus margaritifer isolate UIUO_Vmar chromosome 12, RoL_Vmar_1.0, whole genome shotgun sequence genomic stretch:
- the lnpk gene encoding endoplasmic reticulum junction formation protein lunapark-B isoform X4, whose product MGAVISRWKAKLTTVEQLENLDKEIKDLEEFRAKNQRLQKLWVGRLLIYSSVFYLLTCFVVYCLYMPDQWLHRLAMALPFFVYPVLVWFIRKLLILLFSKRTERNSDILEELKVTKKKILEEVMETETYKNAKLILERFDPEAKKKAELEPTPVRPQMTPRPGQDIRQRGMAIRPPGTPAAVMMTPPPGGRPSPGPGATPVERVLLSGPGGPPERAVLSAAIHQGGVVRTPISPIPGVGLHPPGPPLARPVLPRDRGALDRVVEYLVGDGPQNRYALICQQCFSHNGMALKEEFQYLAFRCAYCYFLNPARKTRPQAPRLPEFSYERKLRTESLSPRTTPRSGTDTEESAPPSGDEREQGEGGQSQAEIAAGESRAEEREENEEKEECEELIQEQEEEKEEEDREEKVEDTPTHASHLS is encoded by the exons ATGGGGGCCGTGATCTCACGATGGAAG GCCAAACTAACCACAGTGGAGCAGCTGGAGAACCTGGACAAG GAGATTAAGGACCTGGAGGAGTTTCGAGCCAAAAACCAGCGACTCCAAAAG TTGTGGGTCGGCCGGCTTCTAATCTACTCGTCAGTCTTCTACCTACTGACCTGCTTTGTGGTCTACTGCCTCTACATGCCTGACCAATGGCTTCATAGATTAGCCATGGccctgcctttttttgtgtaCCCAGTGCT GGTATGGTTCATCCGGAAGTTGCtgattttacttttttcaaaaCGTACTGAGAGGAACA gtGACATCCTGGAAGAATTAAAAGTTACCAAGAAAAAGATA TTAGAAGAAGTGATGGAAACAGAGACGTACAAAAATGCCAAACTCATCCTGGAACGCTTTGACCCAGAAGCCAAGAAGAAAGCC GAGCTGGAGCCAACCCCAGTCCGACCACAAATGACTCCCAGGCCTGGACAAG ACATTCGACAGCGTGGCATGGCCATTAGACCCCCTGGTACCCCTGCTGCCGTGATGATGACTCCCCCACCTGGAGGTCGACCCTCGCCGGGCCCCGGGGCCACACCTGTGG AACGTGTCCTTCTCTCAGGTCCAGGCGGACCACCCGAGAGAGCCGTCCTGTCTGCTGCTATCCACCAGGGGGGAGTAGTCAGGACCCCAATCTCCCCTATACCAGGTGTAG GCCTGCATCCTCCTGGTCCTCCACTGGCGAGACCCGTTCTGCCCAGAGACAGGGGGGCTTTGGATCGAGTGGTTGAGTACCTGGTAGGAGACGGGCCGCAGAACAG ATATGCCTTAATCTGTCAACAGTGCTTCTCTCACAATGGCATGGCCCTAAAAGAAGAGTTTCAGTACCTCG CTTTCCGCTGCGCGTATTGCTACTTCCTGAATCCCGCCCGGAAGACGCGTCCGCAGGCTCCCAGGCTGCCGGAGTTCAGCTACGAGAGGAAGCTGCGCACTGAGTCGCTGTCCCCGAGAACAACGCCGCGTTCCGGCACTGACACAgaggagagcgcacccccttcTGGAG ACGAGCGAGAGCAAGGCGAAGGCGGCCAAAGTCAGGCAGAAATCGCGGCGGGTGAGAGTCGTGCCGAGGAGAGGGAGGAAAATGAGGAAAAGGAGGAGTGTGAAGAGCTGATCCAGGAacaggaagaggaaaaggaggaagaggacagGGAAGAGAAAGTTGAAGACACCCCTACTCATGCATCTCATCTGTCGTAG
- the lnpk gene encoding endoplasmic reticulum junction formation protein lunapark-B isoform X2 — translation MGAVISRWKAKLTTVEQLENLDKEIKDLEEFRAKNQRLQKLWVGRLLIYSSVFYLLTCFVVYCLYMPDQWLHRLAMALPFFVYPVLVWFIRKLLILLFSKRDILEELKVTKKKILEEVMETETYKNAKLILERFDPEAKKKAELEPTPVRPQMTPRPGQDIRQRGMAIRPPGTPAAVMMTPPPGGRPSPGPGATPVERVLLSGPGGPPERAVLSAAIHQGGVVRTPISPIPGVGLHPPGPPLARPVLPRDRGALDRVVEYLVGDGPQNRYALICQQCFSHNGMALKEEFQYLAFRCAYCYFLNPARKTRPQAPRLPEFSYERKLRTESLSPRTTPRSGTDTEESAPPSGAKAPVPWSLVHSFPVRQNPQNRARQSPDEREQGEGGQSQAEIAAGESRAEEREENEEKEECEELIQEQEEEKEEEDREEKVEDTPTHASHLS, via the exons ATGGGGGCCGTGATCTCACGATGGAAG GCCAAACTAACCACAGTGGAGCAGCTGGAGAACCTGGACAAG GAGATTAAGGACCTGGAGGAGTTTCGAGCCAAAAACCAGCGACTCCAAAAG TTGTGGGTCGGCCGGCTTCTAATCTACTCGTCAGTCTTCTACCTACTGACCTGCTTTGTGGTCTACTGCCTCTACATGCCTGACCAATGGCTTCATAGATTAGCCATGGccctgcctttttttgtgtaCCCAGTGCT GGTATGGTTCATCCGGAAGTTGCtgattttacttttttcaaaaC gtGACATCCTGGAAGAATTAAAAGTTACCAAGAAAAAGATA TTAGAAGAAGTGATGGAAACAGAGACGTACAAAAATGCCAAACTCATCCTGGAACGCTTTGACCCAGAAGCCAAGAAGAAAGCC GAGCTGGAGCCAACCCCAGTCCGACCACAAATGACTCCCAGGCCTGGACAAG ACATTCGACAGCGTGGCATGGCCATTAGACCCCCTGGTACCCCTGCTGCCGTGATGATGACTCCCCCACCTGGAGGTCGACCCTCGCCGGGCCCCGGGGCCACACCTGTGG AACGTGTCCTTCTCTCAGGTCCAGGCGGACCACCCGAGAGAGCCGTCCTGTCTGCTGCTATCCACCAGGGGGGAGTAGTCAGGACCCCAATCTCCCCTATACCAGGTGTAG GCCTGCATCCTCCTGGTCCTCCACTGGCGAGACCCGTTCTGCCCAGAGACAGGGGGGCTTTGGATCGAGTGGTTGAGTACCTGGTAGGAGACGGGCCGCAGAACAG ATATGCCTTAATCTGTCAACAGTGCTTCTCTCACAATGGCATGGCCCTAAAAGAAGAGTTTCAGTACCTCG CTTTCCGCTGCGCGTATTGCTACTTCCTGAATCCCGCCCGGAAGACGCGTCCGCAGGCTCCCAGGCTGCCGGAGTTCAGCTACGAGAGGAAGCTGCGCACTGAGTCGCTGTCCCCGAGAACAACGCCGCGTTCCGGCACTGACACAgaggagagcgcacccccttcTGGAG CCAAGGCGCCGGTGCCATGGAGTTTGGTCCACAGTTTCCCCGTCCGGCAGAACCCTCAGAATCGAGCTCGGCAGAGTCCAG ACGAGCGAGAGCAAGGCGAAGGCGGCCAAAGTCAGGCAGAAATCGCGGCGGGTGAGAGTCGTGCCGAGGAGAGGGAGGAAAATGAGGAAAAGGAGGAGTGTGAAGAGCTGATCCAGGAacaggaagaggaaaaggaggaagaggacagGGAAGAGAAAGTTGAAGACACCCCTACTCATGCATCTCATCTGTCGTAG
- the lnpk gene encoding endoplasmic reticulum junction formation protein lunapark-B isoform X3, which translates to MGAVISRWKAKLTTVEQLENLDKEIKDLEEFRAKNQRLQKLWVGRLLIYSSVFYLLTCFVVYCLYMPDQWLHRLAMALPFFVYPVLVWFIRKLLILLFSKRTERNSDILEELKVTKKKILEEVMETETYKNAKLILERFDPEAKKKAELEPTPVRPQMTPRPGQDIRQRGMAIRPPGTPAAVMMTPPPGGRPSPGPGATPVGPGGPPERAVLSAAIHQGGVVRTPISPIPGVGLHPPGPPLARPVLPRDRGALDRVVEYLVGDGPQNRYALICQQCFSHNGMALKEEFQYLAFRCAYCYFLNPARKTRPQAPRLPEFSYERKLRTESLSPRTTPRSGTDTEESAPPSGAKAPVPWSLVHSFPVRQNPQNRARQSPDEREQGEGGQSQAEIAAGESRAEEREENEEKEECEELIQEQEEEKEEEDREEKVEDTPTHASHLS; encoded by the exons ATGGGGGCCGTGATCTCACGATGGAAG GCCAAACTAACCACAGTGGAGCAGCTGGAGAACCTGGACAAG GAGATTAAGGACCTGGAGGAGTTTCGAGCCAAAAACCAGCGACTCCAAAAG TTGTGGGTCGGCCGGCTTCTAATCTACTCGTCAGTCTTCTACCTACTGACCTGCTTTGTGGTCTACTGCCTCTACATGCCTGACCAATGGCTTCATAGATTAGCCATGGccctgcctttttttgtgtaCCCAGTGCT GGTATGGTTCATCCGGAAGTTGCtgattttacttttttcaaaaCGTACTGAGAGGAACA gtGACATCCTGGAAGAATTAAAAGTTACCAAGAAAAAGATA TTAGAAGAAGTGATGGAAACAGAGACGTACAAAAATGCCAAACTCATCCTGGAACGCTTTGACCCAGAAGCCAAGAAGAAAGCC GAGCTGGAGCCAACCCCAGTCCGACCACAAATGACTCCCAGGCCTGGACAAG ACATTCGACAGCGTGGCATGGCCATTAGACCCCCTGGTACCCCTGCTGCCGTGATGATGACTCCCCCACCTGGAGGTCGACCCTCGCCGGGCCCCGGGGCCACACCTGTGG GTCCAGGCGGACCACCCGAGAGAGCCGTCCTGTCTGCTGCTATCCACCAGGGGGGAGTAGTCAGGACCCCAATCTCCCCTATACCAGGTGTAG GCCTGCATCCTCCTGGTCCTCCACTGGCGAGACCCGTTCTGCCCAGAGACAGGGGGGCTTTGGATCGAGTGGTTGAGTACCTGGTAGGAGACGGGCCGCAGAACAG ATATGCCTTAATCTGTCAACAGTGCTTCTCTCACAATGGCATGGCCCTAAAAGAAGAGTTTCAGTACCTCG CTTTCCGCTGCGCGTATTGCTACTTCCTGAATCCCGCCCGGAAGACGCGTCCGCAGGCTCCCAGGCTGCCGGAGTTCAGCTACGAGAGGAAGCTGCGCACTGAGTCGCTGTCCCCGAGAACAACGCCGCGTTCCGGCACTGACACAgaggagagcgcacccccttcTGGAG CCAAGGCGCCGGTGCCATGGAGTTTGGTCCACAGTTTCCCCGTCCGGCAGAACCCTCAGAATCGAGCTCGGCAGAGTCCAG ACGAGCGAGAGCAAGGCGAAGGCGGCCAAAGTCAGGCAGAAATCGCGGCGGGTGAGAGTCGTGCCGAGGAGAGGGAGGAAAATGAGGAAAAGGAGGAGTGTGAAGAGCTGATCCAGGAacaggaagaggaaaaggaggaagaggacagGGAAGAGAAAGTTGAAGACACCCCTACTCATGCATCTCATCTGTCGTAG
- the lnpk gene encoding endoplasmic reticulum junction formation protein lunapark-B isoform X1 codes for MGAVISRWKAKLTTVEQLENLDKEIKDLEEFRAKNQRLQKLWVGRLLIYSSVFYLLTCFVVYCLYMPDQWLHRLAMALPFFVYPVLVWFIRKLLILLFSKRTERNSDILEELKVTKKKILEEVMETETYKNAKLILERFDPEAKKKAELEPTPVRPQMTPRPGQDIRQRGMAIRPPGTPAAVMMTPPPGGRPSPGPGATPVERVLLSGPGGPPERAVLSAAIHQGGVVRTPISPIPGVGLHPPGPPLARPVLPRDRGALDRVVEYLVGDGPQNRYALICQQCFSHNGMALKEEFQYLAFRCAYCYFLNPARKTRPQAPRLPEFSYERKLRTESLSPRTTPRSGTDTEESAPPSGAKAPVPWSLVHSFPVRQNPQNRARQSPDEREQGEGGQSQAEIAAGESRAEEREENEEKEECEELIQEQEEEKEEEDREEKVEDTPTHASHLS; via the exons ATGGGGGCCGTGATCTCACGATGGAAG GCCAAACTAACCACAGTGGAGCAGCTGGAGAACCTGGACAAG GAGATTAAGGACCTGGAGGAGTTTCGAGCCAAAAACCAGCGACTCCAAAAG TTGTGGGTCGGCCGGCTTCTAATCTACTCGTCAGTCTTCTACCTACTGACCTGCTTTGTGGTCTACTGCCTCTACATGCCTGACCAATGGCTTCATAGATTAGCCATGGccctgcctttttttgtgtaCCCAGTGCT GGTATGGTTCATCCGGAAGTTGCtgattttacttttttcaaaaCGTACTGAGAGGAACA gtGACATCCTGGAAGAATTAAAAGTTACCAAGAAAAAGATA TTAGAAGAAGTGATGGAAACAGAGACGTACAAAAATGCCAAACTCATCCTGGAACGCTTTGACCCAGAAGCCAAGAAGAAAGCC GAGCTGGAGCCAACCCCAGTCCGACCACAAATGACTCCCAGGCCTGGACAAG ACATTCGACAGCGTGGCATGGCCATTAGACCCCCTGGTACCCCTGCTGCCGTGATGATGACTCCCCCACCTGGAGGTCGACCCTCGCCGGGCCCCGGGGCCACACCTGTGG AACGTGTCCTTCTCTCAGGTCCAGGCGGACCACCCGAGAGAGCCGTCCTGTCTGCTGCTATCCACCAGGGGGGAGTAGTCAGGACCCCAATCTCCCCTATACCAGGTGTAG GCCTGCATCCTCCTGGTCCTCCACTGGCGAGACCCGTTCTGCCCAGAGACAGGGGGGCTTTGGATCGAGTGGTTGAGTACCTGGTAGGAGACGGGCCGCAGAACAG ATATGCCTTAATCTGTCAACAGTGCTTCTCTCACAATGGCATGGCCCTAAAAGAAGAGTTTCAGTACCTCG CTTTCCGCTGCGCGTATTGCTACTTCCTGAATCCCGCCCGGAAGACGCGTCCGCAGGCTCCCAGGCTGCCGGAGTTCAGCTACGAGAGGAAGCTGCGCACTGAGTCGCTGTCCCCGAGAACAACGCCGCGTTCCGGCACTGACACAgaggagagcgcacccccttcTGGAG CCAAGGCGCCGGTGCCATGGAGTTTGGTCCACAGTTTCCCCGTCCGGCAGAACCCTCAGAATCGAGCTCGGCAGAGTCCAG ACGAGCGAGAGCAAGGCGAAGGCGGCCAAAGTCAGGCAGAAATCGCGGCGGGTGAGAGTCGTGCCGAGGAGAGGGAGGAAAATGAGGAAAAGGAGGAGTGTGAAGAGCTGATCCAGGAacaggaagaggaaaaggaggaagaggacagGGAAGAGAAAGTTGAAGACACCCCTACTCATGCATCTCATCTGTCGTAG
- the LOC144061337 gene encoding acetylcholine receptor subunit alpha-like has translation MKLSRFDMLLFLTLCAMAGRAWCSDDETRLVNRLFNGYNKVVRPVNHFSEAVVVTVGLQLIQLIEVDEVNQIVTSNVRLRQQWTDVNLKWNPDDYGGIRKIRIPSMDIWKPDLVLYNNADGDFAIIHETKVLLEHNGDITWNPPAIFKSYCEIIVLHFPFDLQNCSMKLGTWTYDGLLVVINPDNDRPDLSNFMESGEWVLKDYRSWKHWVYYTCCPDTPYLDITYHFLMLRLPLYYIVNVIIPCMLFSFLTGLVFYLPTDSGEKMTLSISVLLSLTVFLLVIVELIPSTSSAVPLIGKYMLFTMVFVIASIIITVIVINTHHRSPSTHTMPAWIRKVFIETIPNMMFFSTMKRPSQEIRQKRLFSTDIDISDISGNPMPTSVPYQSPIINNPDVRSAIEGVKYIAETMKSDEESNNAAEEWKFVAMVLDHILLCIFMAVCIIGTLAVFAGRLIELNTL, from the exons ATGAAGCTGTCAAGGTTTGACATGCTGCTGTTTTTGACCCTCTGCGCAATGGCTG GTCGGGCGTGGTGCTCAGACGACGAGACGCGTCTGGTCAATCGCCTGTTCAACGGCTACAACAAGGTGGTGCGTCCAGTCAACCATTTCAGCGAAGCGGTGGTGGTCACTGTCGGACTGCAGCTCATCCAGCTCATCGAAGTG GATGAAGTCAACCAGATTGTGACCAGTAACGTTCGTCTCAGACAA CAATGGACGGATGTCAACCTGAAATGGAACCCTGATGACTACGGTGGAATCAGGAAGATCCGAATCCCTTCCATGGACATTTGGAAGCCTGACTTGGTGCTTTACAACAa TGCCGATGGCGATTTTGCCATCATCCACGAGACCAAAGTGCTGCTGGAGCACAACGGCGACATCACGTGGAACCCGCCCGCCATCTTCAAGAGCTACTGCGAGATCATCGTCCTCCATTTCCCCTTCGACCTGCAGAATTGCAGCATGAAGCTTGGCACGTGGACGTACGACGGTCTGCTGGTCGTCATCAACCCG GACAATGATCGTCCAGACCTGAGTAACTTCATGGAGTCCGGAGAGTGGGTCCTGAAGGACTACCGGAGCTGGAAACATTGGGTCTACTACACATGCTGTCCTGACACGCCCTACCTGGACATCACCTACCACTTCCTAATGCTGCGACTACCGCTCTACTATATCGTCAATGTCATCATCCCATGCATGCTCTTCTCATTCCTCACCGGCCTCGTCTTCTATCTGCCCACCGACTCTG GAGAGAAGATGACGCTGTCCATCTCTGTCCTGCTGTCTCTCACCGTCTTCTTGCTGGTCATCGTGGAGCTGATCCCGTCCACGTCCAGCGCGGTGCCGCTCATCGGGAAGTACATGCTGTTCACCATGGTGTTCGTCATCgcctccatcatcatcaccgtcaTTGTCATCAACACGCACCACCGCTCGCCCAGCACGCACACAATGCCCGCCTGGATACGCAAG GTATTCATCGAAACAATCCCTAATATGATGTTTTTCTCCACAATGAAACGTCCAAGCCAAGAGATTCGGCAGAAGCGACTGTTTTCCACCGACATTGACATCTCCGACATCTCGG GTAACCCCATGCCCACCAGTGTGCCCTACCAGTCGCCCATCATCAATAACCCCGACGTCCGCAGCGCCATCGAAGGCGTCAAATACATCGCCGAGACCATGAAGTCGGACGAGGAATCCAACAAT GCAGCCGAGGAATGGAAGTTTGTGGCCATGGTCCTGGATCACATCCTGCTGTGCATCTTCATGGCCGTGTGCATCATCGGCACGCTCGCCGTATTCGCCGGCCGACTCATAGAGCTCAACACGTTGTGA